atttcatcacactactcagaaagGCATGCAGTTTAAAGCTTGTAAATTATTtcaggaattttccatttaatattttcaggctGTGGCTGACTGTGGGTAACAAACCCAGGAAAGTGAAACTGTGGAACCATGGATGGGAGAAAGGGTGAATTACTGTATATTCATGAAGGATATTAGTCcatagtttcttttttcctttttaacaaatTTTTGGGTTTTGTATAtagtttgtctggttttggtatcagggtaatactagcttcataaaatgaattggaaagtgtttcttctgttttcttaaaaagaTCATATGGAATTAGCGTTCGTTCTTTAAACACTTGGTGGACATCTTAAGTAAAACCATCTGGGCTTggagattttttgtgtgtgttataaGATTACATATTCAGTTTCCTTAATATTTATAGGATCATTTTAATTATGTGTTTTTCAGTGAAACGGGTCCATTTTCTATGTGTTGTCCAATTAATATTTGTAGAATTGTGTTAGTATTCATTATCCTTTTGATGTCTGCAGAATCTGTAACGGTATCcctgttttatttctgatattaattTGTGCcgttatgtcttttttttctttgtcagtcttgtcagaagtttgtcaattttatcaatTTGTTCCAAGAACCAGCTCATTGATTTGgtttcagtttcattgatttctacttttatctttattatttccttctttttcttgcttttggtatattttgtatttctttttctaggttCTAGAGGTAGAAGcatagattattgatttgagaccttttctcttttctaatgtgAGCATTTTAGTTACATTTAGTTCCCTTCTAGGACTGCTTTAGTTGGGTTATTGagaggtgttgaagtctccaacagtatttgtggatttatttatttttcctttcagttctattAGTTTTAGCTTCACATTATTTTGTAGCTCTGATGTTTAAAGGTGCATGAACATTTAGGCTCACTATGTCTCagtgaattgacccttttatcattatgtaatattccTCTCAGTCTCTGGTCATTTTCTTTGTGCTGAAATATACTTTATCTGATAATATAATGACTCTGTTCCCTGTAGATTAATATTTTCAGgatgtatcatttttatttttttattttcaacctgCCTGTACTCATTATATTTGCAGTGAATTTTTTCTAGACACTGTATAGTTGAATCATTTAAAAAAGTCTGCTCTGGcaatgtgtcttttaattggtgtatttagatcattacatttaatatatttattgatatgtTAGGgcataataattttttgttttctgtttgtgtctctgcttattatttctgttttctttttcctgctacCTTTGGGttgtttgaacattttctttagaactatatttcaatttatatatagtttttttttttttaaagagtatctcttcatatagatttttttagtgGTTATAACcagctgatgctgctggttcgAGAGCCCTTTGGCTGAGAAAGCAGAGAGCTCACCGGCCCGGCAGCCTGGGTCCCCAGGTAGTATCCGGTCAGGCCAACGACACTGAAACATTTGTCCACCCTGAGAGGACTCTGAGCACCTGTGGCTGAGGCCAAAGGACCACAGGGCTAAGGATGGGGAGAGTCCAACTCCAGTCGATATGCATACCTTGGCAAGCTTCTCACGACAGCCCACTGTTCATGGAGAAGCTGGGCCCTGCAGATCGACCAGAAACCCCCACGATATGCCACTTTCTGCCCCTATGTCCTGCATGTCCTGGGCATTGGCCCTGTCTCCCTTGGCAAACATGGAACACTGTTCCATCTCAGAGATTGCTTAACCAGAGAAACAGGTGCATTTATGGTACTGTAAATACTATAGTATATGTGTTGCCAATTACTGTAAAGTCATAAGTATTTGTAATCCTGCTTCTGATTTGATGGTCACTTGAGGTAGCTGTGGATGGGAGGATATGCTTATTGTCTGAGGAGACTCACAACCATTTCTCAGGTTTCCCTTGCAGCGTGTATGCCGTTACCAGTGGGATAGTGGGGGTGCCAAGGAGAAAAATGGCCAGTTAGAAAAAATCCCAAGACTAGTCTATGCAGAATCTCTCGCCTGCAGACAGGGCATTAATAGCCCAGTGGTGGGTGAGCGGCAGAGGTCAGGACTGGACTCAGACTTTTGCCTCACAAAGCTGTGAGGACTCTGAAGCTCCGGCCCCTGCCTCATACAGCCTCGCCAGGAGTCTGCTGAGCACCTTTGAAACAAGTGCAGGGAAAAGGTGAAGGTCTGGGAAGCCACTGAGCTCACAATATTCGTCTACACTGGTCACCTTTGTGTTAGAGAGTGTGTGCATCTGTATGACTGAGTACATGTGTCTATGTGTATAGATACAGCTGCGCATGCCTGTCTGTATGTGCACattatatgtttatgtgtatgtatgtcaGTTCTATGGCTGTGTACCTGTGTGGATATGTGCACACTGGACGGTGGGTCTCTGTGTGAGGATGTAACGTTTGCGTACATGTGAGGATGCATATCTATGTGTAAATGCTCTCATGTCTTGCATGtttagtgtgtgtgtatctggGCACACACGAGTGCATGTGTAgaaatatgtgtctgtgtgtatgcttGCTCTCCATGCATCTGTGTTTTTATATGTGTAACTGAGCGTTTTTCTACATGTAGGAGTGACTGCGTGTTCATCTTTGAAGATCTGCATGAATGTGTCCTTTTTGGAGATTTCTCTTCCCATTCGTCTTAAATCTCTCTCACCAGTTAAGTGTTTGTTCCCCATCTCTGTGCCTCCTCTGTTCATTCTCTCTCACCAAACGAGCTTCTAAGCACCAGTCTCCCTCTACCATCAGATTGGCTGCTTTCGCTGCACAGTTCTCTTCTCACCCGGTACTTGCTTTCTTCCCCTGCCTTTCTCTGTCTGCTTTTGTCACAGTCTCATTGCTTGCTGACTTAGAGGCTAGGGCTGGTTTTCACTTAGCCTCTCCCTTCTTAATTTCTAGCCCTAGTGGGCAGCCCTATCTTAGCCCTGGCTGACCTCCACAGTGAATCATCATGTTCCTGCTACTTTCCTGACCCCTATGCTCAGCCTGGAATTATTGTAGGAGATAGCAAGAGCATTCAGAAGAGTCAGTTGGTTACCAGTGCCTTGGTGTTTACTCTTTTATGTCTTAGTTCCTTAGTTGGGGGTGGGGTTTGAATAGGGAAGGGGTGGTATAGCTAGAATGCGAACTAAGAACTTCTCCATctgctttactttttctttcgTTGACAAAATGTCACCTTTTCTACTCCAAACTGACCAAGAAGTTGTATTTGCCGTTTGTGGCTACTCACGTCCTACTGCCCAGCCAAGGGACCCTATAACATCTCAGCCCAATGGGTTGGttaaaaagaagagagggagagaggtcaCTCTCATTTTTATATCACGATTGCCCTTCTTTTTAGCCAGTGTGTGAactcacagtgcttttctatgaATAAACCATGGATCACATGAAAGatcatttttcttaaagaaaaaaaattccctaaaCCCAGAGGGGACCAGCAAATACTTAACAGGAGATTAGAGATTTCCTGTGAGTGCATATGGCTCGGGGTGACCTGATTCTGTAAAGCAACTGTTATTGTCCTCCttaaattcatgtgttgaattcTAATCCTATGTGATGgtgtttggaggtggggccttggcAGGTGATTAAGTTCATGAAGGCAGGGACCTCACGAATGGAATTGGTGCCCCTATCAAAGGGACTGCAAAGAGCTCCCTCATCCCTTCTGTCATGTAAGGACACAGTAAAAAGATGGCTGTCTAGGAACCAGGAAGTCAGCTCCACGGAATCTGCTGACCATTTGACCTTGGATTTTaccatctccagaactgtgagaaatcaattttCTATGCTACCTAGTCTATGGCATTCTGTTTTGACACCCAGATTAGCTAAAGTACCAGCATATCAACTTGCACACGTTATTCTTGGAAACTCTGATGCCAAATCCTTGATGGCAAAAGGTGATTGATCTGCTGGAGACATGAGCCTACATCATCCCTCTTTCTACAATAAACCAGAGAAGTCAAAACAGGCAAGAGTAGGTCAAGGTCTTCTAAAAGCCATACCTGAAAGGTTTCCAATAACAGTTGACTCGATGGTAATTCAATCACacaaacaaccacaacaaaagaCACAACTATCAGAGACTTTCAGGATAGCCTCAAAAGCACCATCTAATATTAGGGAGTTCAAAAAGGTGAGAAGTTTCAGAAATCaaactttatttatatttcatttcataAACTTGTAATTCTAACACTATTAATAAATGCTAAGTCAGGTGGCGGCATGGAGAGCCTGGGGCACAAGGGCTGTCTTTTAAAACTTTGCTTGCTGTACCCTTTGGAGCCACCTCCTGGTCCCCTCACCCCCTGCCCACCTGTTAAGAGCCCGTTTGGGGCAGCACATTAGGGGCAAACAGCCTGGATGCCCAGTTGCAGACACACATCCATGCCTGGAGAAGGAGATTGCGTCTGAGAGCAGGAGGAGCTGCTGGAACTCTTTTTCCCAGCCTTCTTTTAATGCTCTTGCACACCTCCTGCACACAGATAGACCCCACCAGCATTAGCACAATAAACGGGACCTGCAGCAGGGCTGCCGCTATAATGAATGAGAGAAGCCTCTCTCCAGCGACGTACAGGAGCCCAGGCTGAATGCGCTGCTCTCTGCCTGCATGTTTGCCACCGTGCCCAGGACTAGGGGCAGCATGGGAGCTGCTGGCTGGGGCCGTGCTGGtcacctcctccctcccactTCTGTCTCCAGCCACGCTTTCAGCTCCAGGGCTAAGGCCAGTGGCTACAGTAGGTGCCATGGTTTCAGGCAGATCCTCATTGGTGTGGTCCTTGGCTGGAGCTCCCTCCAGCTCCAGCGCTTTCTCTGGAGGGTGCTCTTCCCATGCTGGCTCTGGCTCCACAGCTGGTGCTGGCAGTGCTCTCATTTCTGCGTGTGGACCAGGagctgaaaaaggagaaagagccaCCAGCATCAGTCACTTTCCACTGGAATTTCCAAACACAGAAACAACCTCACTGAATTTTAAGGAGTTCCAGCCCCTAAACACCACCCCCGCAAAGTCTTCCAGGCTGCAGCCACCTCACCATATGTCTGTGCCTCCATGGGCTCCCGAATCTCCTCCCGGACAATGACAGTGAGCAGATGCAGCCCCGATGGGATCTGTGGTGTGGCCTGGCCTACTAGGGCCTGCCCTGGGCTGCCCTGTGGTACCTGGGTGCGCCTTCTTACAAAGGGCCACAGGTTTCTGGGGTGAGGGATGAGCCTTCTTTGGCATCGTCGGAAGAGGCTCTCACTCCCTCCATTCCTGAAGGAGCAACCTCTCGAAGTGGGGAAGCAATACGAGAACATCTTGCTCTCTTGAGCATCTCCCACCAAGTGAGCTGTTTACGGCGCTGGCTGTAGGATATGGGCGCCTGGTTAGCAGAGTTCTAAGTTCTGTTCACGTGTGTCATCATCAAGGAAGTGAGGTCACTTCTTTACGGTTCTGTCCCCTCGGCCCCTTCCTTCCATAAGACCTACTCAGGACTCCACTGGGCTGCTGACTGCTCACCCTCCCCCCAGGTCAACTCCTTACCTATACACCGTTATGTCCACCCAGGGCCTGTTTGGACACCTGTACCTGATGTTCACCAGGGGCCAGATGTCCTCAGGCTTGATGTCCACCTAGGACCTGATGTCTGCCTTGAGCATATGTCCCTCTGGGGGCCTTGTGTTCACCTGGGGACTGTATCCAGCTGGGGCCTGATGGCCTACTGGGTCTTGTTGTTCACCTAAGGCCTTATGTCCACCTGGGTTCTGGTGATCACCTGGGGCCTGGGTGTCCACCTAAGTCCAGATGTGCACCTAAGGCCTGAGTTTTCACCTGGGCCTGATGATCACCTGGGGACTTAGGTCCAATGTCCACCTGGAGCCTTGGGTCTAAAGTCCACCTGGAGCCTATGTATCTACCTAAGGCATGATGTCTACCTGCAGCCTGATGTCCACATGAGTCTGGTGTTCAACATGGGCCTGCTGTCCACCTAGGGCCTTGGTGTCCATCTGGGGCCTGGTTGTCAACTTGGGGCCTGGTATACACCTTGAGTCCAGGGTCCACCTTGGGGCCTGATGTCTGCCTAGAGGACTGATGTGCTCctgagtgaggtgggaggatctctggagctcaagaggttgagaccacagtgagccatgattgtgccactgccctccagtctgggtgacagagtgagaccctgtctcaaacaaataaacaaaaaaaaacacacaaattatatagctatacaaaaatattttctttctttttaaccttATTCTATGAgctttttacattatttatttattttacttttaaaacttttttgttaaaaaccaagacacaaacacacactttcGCCTAAGGCTAagcagggtcaggatcatcagttTCACTGTCCtctacctccacatcttgtcccactggaaggtcttcaggggcagtaacaGGCATGGAGCTGCCATCTCCTTGATAATACTGCCTTCTTCTGGaaacctcctgaaggacctgcccgAGGCTGCTTCacagttaacttaaaaaaaaaagtagtaagcgtatactctaaaataacaataaaaaatgtaggatattaaatacataaaacattaacatcagcatctattattttcatCAAGCATTATGCACTGTCCATAATTGTATGTTCACACccacatcaccacaaacatgtaaGCTCTGTGGTGTCCAATGAATCTGCCTTTCTTCACCTACAACagtcttggtaaattcttttaccACCCATCCCACTGTCCCAGAGAGTCGCTGCTCCCCTGTGACACTGAGTAAGGAGGAGATAGAGCTGACACCATCCAGAAATATTCCCTGAGGCCAAGCTCAGGCCACAGATTATGGTGAAGCCTCCAACTTCCACACTGTAAGCCACCAGGGGCCTGGTGACCCCTGTGACCAGGCCACAGGGAGCATCTATGCGTCAGGCACTTACAGAGGCCCCAGGGTATACCCCAGCACACTGGGgtcccctccccacacccacaACCCCAGGCATCATACGTGGAGGAGGATCCACACTCCTGCCCACAAACACCAGGTAATGAATGAGGAGAAGGGAGGCTACCTTGAGACTACGCACGGCCTCACTACCCAAAAGCACTCTGTCATCCTGAGGGTGAACCAGAGATTGACTGGACTGGCCGTTTAATCCATCACTTTGGCCCTTGGGTTACTAACATTGATGGAACTTTTCAAAGTTACTAACTTTGGGTTTCCTGCCCACCTAACTGCCGGAAGCTAAGATGGCAACATCAGTATCAGTCAAATAAAGCAACATGCATTAACTTAGTGACCACTACACAAGCTCACCAGTACATCCTTCTGGTGCCACCAGGATGCCACTTACTCCTCTACGTAagagaaaggatttttaaagtagaaTATGAATTATTGCTGTTTATGGTGATGccattattaaattttataattgtcCTGCTTTTTCCAAGTGTGACATATAAACAGTTAAATTGATTCAAGATCATTAAatcatatgaaataatttttatatacattatctgcTGAGTTCAATATTACATAAGTCTTCTCCAACCCATAGGTAGTCTTACAAAGACAGaggcatattttttaaattactgagctTGATATCAAACAATATAAAGGCTGTTAAGAATGCTG
The sequence above is drawn from the Symphalangus syndactylus isolate Jambi chromosome 20, NHGRI_mSymSyn1-v2.1_pri, whole genome shotgun sequence genome and encodes:
- the CDRT15 gene encoding CMT1A duplicated region transcript 15 protein isoform X3; the protein is MPKKAHPSPQKPVALCKKAHPAPGPHAEMRALPAPAVEPEPAWEEHPPEKALELEGAPAKDHTNEDLPETMEVCKSIKRRLGKRVPAAPPALRRNLLLQAWMCVCNWASRLFAPNVLPQTGS
- the CDRT15 gene encoding CMT1A duplicated region transcript 15 protein isoform X1, which produces MFSYCFPTSRGCSFRNGGSESLFRRCQRRLIPHPRNLWPFVRRRTQVPQGSPGQALVGQATPQIPSGLHLLTVIVREEIREPMEAQTYAPGPHAEMRALPAPAVEPEPAWEEHPPEKALELEGAPAKDHTNEDLPETMAPTVATGLSPGAESVAGDRSGREEVTSTAPASSSHAAPSPGHGGKHAGREQRIQPGLLYVAGERLLSFIIAAALLQVPFIVLMLVGSICVQEVCKSIKRRLGKRVPAAPPALRRNLLLQAWMCVCNWASRLFAPNVLPQTGS
- the CDRT15 gene encoding CMT1A duplicated region transcript 15 protein isoform X2, with the translated sequence MFSYCFPTSRGCSFRNGGSESLFRRCQRRLIPHPRNLWPFVRRRTQVPQGSPGQALVGQATPQIPSGLHLLTVIVREEIREPMEAQTYAPGPHAEMRALPAPAVEPEPAWEEHPPEKALELEGAPAKDHTNEDLPETMEVCKSIKRRLGKRVPAAPPALRRNLLLQAWMCVCNWASRLFAPNVLPQTGS